A single genomic interval of Desulfovibrio sp. TomC harbors:
- a CDS encoding NfeD family protein, whose product MSVRRFHPLPKFCCRFFFLVLATLLLAGQAQATTVLEARLAAAISPAQADMLDNALRAASGKHADLLLLTLDTPGGSIEVMRRMVGSILNATVPVVVYVAPGGARAASAGVFLAAAADVAVMAPQTTIGAASPIAPGGEDLPKTADKKVRNDLQSLVRGLADKHGRNVNWYKRSVEEAASLTAAEAVAERVVDFIAVDARDLLVQLGKRGLPTAAGLVRFDGQSAGIEAYDPGPWYSLLSWLLDPQIAYVLLLIGVAGVFFELITPGAILPGVVGGLALILALYALSVLPTNAAGLLLLLGAGVLFLLELHITSFGLLSLSGVAALLFGSLLLFRLDGQTALPLRLILPTVAGVSALLLGAGWLLAKAQRQKPRSGVEALIGQTALVRRWEGDAGKVFVHGEIWNARFFSKQRPASPLVAGQDVRIEAVQDFVLLVAANPSPPGDDRQA is encoded by the coding sequence ATGTCTGTACGACGCTTTCACCCTTTGCCTAAGTTCTGCTGCCGCTTCTTTTTTCTTGTTCTCGCAACACTTCTGCTGGCCGGGCAAGCCCAGGCGACGACAGTTCTCGAAGCCCGGCTGGCTGCGGCCATCAGCCCGGCCCAGGCCGACATGCTGGATAACGCCCTGCGCGCCGCTTCCGGCAAACACGCCGACCTCCTGCTCCTCACCCTCGACACCCCGGGCGGCAGCATCGAAGTCATGCGGCGCATGGTCGGCTCCATCCTAAACGCCACGGTGCCAGTGGTGGTCTATGTGGCCCCAGGCGGGGCGCGGGCGGCCTCGGCCGGCGTCTTTCTGGCGGCGGCGGCCGATGTGGCCGTCATGGCCCCCCAGACCACCATCGGCGCGGCCTCGCCCATTGCCCCGGGCGGCGAGGATTTGCCCAAGACGGCTGACAAGAAAGTCCGAAACGACCTGCAAAGTCTGGTGCGCGGGCTGGCCGACAAACACGGCCGCAACGTCAACTGGTACAAGCGCTCGGTGGAAGAGGCCGCCAGCCTGACCGCCGCCGAGGCCGTGGCCGAACGGGTGGTGGACTTTATTGCCGTGGATGCGCGCGACCTGCTTGTCCAGCTGGGCAAGCGCGGCCTGCCGACCGCTGCCGGGCTGGTCCGCTTCGACGGCCAGAGCGCCGGTATCGAGGCCTACGACCCCGGTCCCTGGTATAGTCTGCTTTCCTGGCTGCTCGACCCCCAGATCGCCTATGTGCTGCTGCTTATTGGCGTGGCCGGCGTCTTTTTCGAGCTGATCACCCCTGGGGCCATTTTGCCCGGCGTGGTCGGCGGCCTGGCCCTTATTTTGGCCCTGTACGCCCTGTCGGTCCTGCCGACCAACGCAGCCGGCCTGCTGCTCTTGCTCGGAGCCGGCGTGCTGTTTCTGCTGGAACTGCATATCACCAGTTTTGGCCTGCTGAGCCTGTCTGGCGTGGCGGCCCTTCTTTTCGGGTCCCTGCTGCTGTTTCGCCTGGACGGCCAGACCGCCCTGCCGCTGCGCCTTATCCTGCCCACCGTGGCTGGCGTCTCGGCCTTGCTGCTCGGGGCTGGCTGGCTGTTGGCCAAAGCCCAACGGCAAAAGCCCAGGTCCGGGGTTGAAGCGCTCATCGGGCAAACGGCTCTGGTGCGCCGCTGGGAAGGCGACGCCGGGAAGGTGTTTGTACACGGGGAGATCTGGAACGCCCGGTTTTTCTCCAAGCAGCGTCCGGCTTCCCCCCTGGTTGCGGGCCAGGACGTGCGCATAGAAGCGGTCCAGGATTTCGTGTTGCTCGTAGCCGCCAACCCGTCGCCTCCAGGCGACGACCGGCAAGCGTAA
- a CDS encoding slipin family protein, which translates to MFGFIPLIVIVVFLLMASLRVLNEYERGVVFRLGRIIGAKGPGLILLFPIIDRMTKVSLRTFALDVPHQDVITKDNVSIKVNAVVYFRVAEPIKAILEVEDYMYATSQICQTTLRSVCGGVELDEILAHRDKVNEQVQTILDTHTGPWGIKVANVELKYIDLPQEMQRAMAKQAEAERERRAKIINAEGEFQASARLAEAAEIISARPEAMQLRYLQTIREMASESQATTILPIPLDFIRSFFHGPSHAAVATAYGQSAVPSAKARDVQRNDDPASPGAVEASRNDA; encoded by the coding sequence ATGTTCGGTTTCATTCCGCTCATTGTCATCGTGGTCTTTTTGTTAATGGCCTCCCTGCGGGTGCTCAATGAATACGAGCGCGGGGTGGTTTTTCGCCTCGGCCGGATCATCGGGGCCAAGGGACCGGGATTGATCCTGCTTTTTCCGATCATCGACCGCATGACCAAGGTGTCGCTGCGCACCTTTGCCCTGGACGTGCCGCACCAGGACGTCATCACCAAGGACAACGTCAGCATCAAGGTCAATGCCGTGGTTTATTTCCGGGTGGCCGAGCCGATCAAGGCCATTTTGGAGGTGGAGGACTACATGTACGCCACCTCCCAGATTTGCCAGACCACGTTGCGCAGTGTCTGCGGCGGGGTGGAGCTCGACGAGATCCTGGCCCACCGCGACAAGGTCAATGAACAGGTGCAGACCATCCTCGATACCCACACCGGGCCTTGGGGCATCAAGGTGGCCAATGTGGAACTCAAATATATCGACCTGCCCCAGGAGATGCAGCGGGCCATGGCCAAACAGGCCGAAGCCGAGCGCGAACGCCGGGCCAAGATCATCAATGCCGAGGGAGAATTCCAGGCCTCAGCCAGACTTGCCGAAGCGGCCGAGATCATAAGCGCCCGTCCCGAAGCCATGCAGCTGCGCTACCTGCAAACCATCCGGGAGATGGCCTCGGAAAGTCAGGCCACGACAATTTTGCCCATCCCACTTGATTTTATCCGCTCTTTTTTTCATGGTCCGAGCCACGCCGCAGTGGCGACCGCATATGGCCAGTCCGCGGTCCCTTCGGCTAAGGCCCGGGACGTGCAACGCAATGACGACCCGGCATCACCCGGAGCAGTGGAGGCGTCCCGGAACGACGCATAG
- a CDS encoding NAD-dependent epimerase, with amino-acid sequence MNILVTGAAGFIGFHLCRRFLSMGFTVTGLDNLNPYYSVALKKDRIALLSADAKFRFVQEDMVDRAAMDRLFDAGGFNYVVNLAAQAGVRHSLSHPEDYINANIIGYFNILENCRQHKVDHFVFASSSSVYGLNTKMPFSVHDNVDHPISLYAASKKSNELMAHSYSYLFGLPCTGLRFFTVYGPWGRPDMALFLFAKAIMEGNPIQVFNHGQMERDFTYIDDIVEGVVRVTQNIAAPNPAWNPASPDPSSSVAPYRLYNIGNNNSVTLLEFIEAIEEALGKQAVKEFLPLQPGDVPATCANIDDLINAVGFKPATDIKTGIANFIAWYREYYHQ; translated from the coding sequence ATGAATATCCTTGTCACCGGCGCCGCCGGATTCATCGGCTTCCATCTGTGTCGCCGTTTCTTGTCCATGGGTTTTACCGTTACCGGACTGGACAACCTCAACCCCTATTATTCCGTGGCCCTCAAAAAGGACCGCATCGCCTTGCTCTCGGCGGACGCCAAGTTTCGGTTCGTCCAGGAGGACATGGTTGATCGGGCCGCCATGGACCGGCTCTTCGACGCCGGGGGCTTTAACTATGTGGTCAATCTGGCGGCCCAGGCCGGCGTGCGCCACAGCTTAAGCCACCCCGAAGACTATATAAATGCCAATATCATTGGCTATTTCAATATCTTGGAGAACTGCCGGCAGCACAAGGTGGACCATTTCGTCTTTGCCTCGTCCAGTTCGGTCTACGGACTCAACACCAAGATGCCTTTTTCGGTCCACGACAACGTGGACCACCCGATAAGCCTCTATGCCGCCTCAAAAAAGTCCAACGAGTTGATGGCCCATTCCTACAGCTATCTGTTCGGGCTTCCCTGCACCGGACTGCGCTTTTTTACCGTCTACGGTCCTTGGGGCCGGCCGGACATGGCCCTGTTCCTGTTTGCCAAGGCCATCATGGAAGGCAACCCGATCCAGGTCTTCAACCACGGCCAGATGGAGCGCGATTTCACCTACATTGACGACATCGTCGAAGGTGTAGTGCGGGTGACGCAAAACATTGCCGCGCCCAATCCGGCCTGGAATCCGGCTTCGCCTGATCCGAGCAGCAGTGTTGCGCCGTATCGCCTCTACAACATTGGCAACAACAACAGCGTCACTTTGCTTGAGTTCATAGAAGCCATCGAAGAGGCCTTGGGCAAGCAGGCTGTGAAAGAGTTTTTGCCCCTGCAACCGGGCGATGTTCCAGCCACCTGTGCCAACATTGACGACCTGATCAATGCCGTCGGCTTCAAGCCCGCAACGGACATCAAGACCGGGATTGCCAATTTTATTGCCTGGTATCGTGAGTATTATCATCAATAG
- a CDS encoding GAK system XXXCH domain-containing protein, whose product MEFKTTKRDLEEVFATLQSQVEDAALPDEALVNRLARLARKLHQMADEAWMDEAEDFSHLAGQLLNAVKKNDVEGCVMIMESLRDAQTFCHRTFRD is encoded by the coding sequence ATGGAATTCAAGACCACGAAACGTGATCTCGAAGAGGTTTTTGCCACCCTTCAGAGTCAGGTTGAAGACGCTGCCCTGCCAGATGAGGCGTTGGTGAATCGTCTGGCCCGTCTCGCCCGCAAACTGCACCAGATGGCCGACGAGGCCTGGATGGACGAGGCGGAGGATTTTTCCCACCTCGCCGGGCAGTTGCTCAATGCTGTTAAAAAGAACGATGTGGAAGGGTGTGTGATGATTATGGAATCACTCCGTGACGCCCAGACCTTTTGCCATCGGACCTTTCGCGATTAA
- a CDS encoding ParA family protein, giving the protein MARVIVIANQKGGVGKTTTAVNLAASLAVMEKKTLLIDCDPQANASSGLSIYQDQITENLYSVLFDPQNARKAFVGTELPFLTVLPSAPDLVAADIELVGKPGREFYLRTLIEGVADEFDYILLDCPPSLGLVTLNALCAATEMLVPLQCEYYALEGIAQLLRTYDQVRKRLNPRLKLLGVVLTMYDGRNKLNRHVKREVWKCFPKLYFQTLIPRNIRLSEAPSYGKPVLTHDVKSRGAEAYLSLAQEVVRRQTAA; this is encoded by the coding sequence ATGGCTCGTGTCATCGTGATCGCCAACCAGAAAGGCGGCGTGGGCAAAACCACGACAGCCGTTAATCTGGCCGCTTCACTGGCGGTGATGGAAAAAAAAACCCTGCTGATCGACTGTGATCCCCAGGCCAACGCCAGCAGCGGCCTGTCCATCTATCAGGACCAGATCACCGAAAATCTCTACTCGGTCCTGTTTGATCCCCAAAACGCCCGCAAGGCCTTTGTCGGCACGGAACTGCCGTTTTTGACCGTGCTGCCCTCAGCCCCGGATCTGGTGGCCGCCGATATCGAATTGGTGGGCAAGCCGGGTCGGGAATTTTATCTGCGCACTCTGATTGAAGGGGTCGCTGACGAGTTCGACTACATCCTGCTCGATTGTCCGCCCTCGCTCGGGCTGGTGACGCTCAACGCCTTGTGCGCGGCCACGGAAATGCTCGTGCCGCTCCAGTGCGAGTACTACGCCCTGGAAGGCATTGCCCAGTTGCTGCGGACCTACGATCAGGTGCGCAAACGCCTCAACCCCAGGCTCAAGCTCCTTGGCGTGGTCCTGACCATGTACGACGGCCGCAACAAGCTCAATCGCCACGTCAAACGGGAAGTCTGGAAATGCTTCCCCAAGCTCTATTTCCAGACGCTCATTCCCCGCAATATTCGTCTGTCCGAAGCCCCGAGCTACGGCAAGCCCGTGCTCACCCACGACGTCAAATCGCGCGGGGCCGAAGCCTATCTGTCCCTGGCCCAGGAAGTCGTGCGGCGGCAGACAGCGGCCTGA
- a CDS encoding ParB/RepB/Spo0J family partition protein: MAQAQKGLGRGLEALLGGFGEERETDNAVLVLPLEGVRANPDQPRRAFSDEALAELADSIREQGLLQPVLVRPVSGHGPASYEIVAGERRWRAARLAGLTEIPVLVRQVDEETGFALALVENLQREDLNPMEEAAGYQQLVNRYGLSQDAVAKKVGKSRSAVANALRLNALSEPIRTDLAEGRLTAGHARALLALPEGDLREALWRRIVDDGLSVREAEAAAGYAKAHGCLPEAGAGPAAENSRKPAAKPAVDGRLVSLEALLTERAGVLVKTAGTAEHGRLTFHFSSRRELEGLLERFNLQPAALGDEV, from the coding sequence ATGGCGCAAGCCCAAAAAGGATTGGGCCGGGGGCTTGAGGCCCTGCTCGGCGGTTTTGGGGAAGAGCGGGAGACCGACAACGCCGTCCTGGTCCTGCCCCTGGAGGGCGTCCGGGCCAATCCCGACCAACCCCGGCGCGCGTTTTCCGACGAGGCCTTGGCCGAACTGGCGGATTCCATCCGCGAGCAGGGGTTGCTGCAGCCGGTGTTGGTGCGACCGGTTTCGGGACACGGCCCGGCCAGCTACGAAATCGTGGCCGGCGAGCGGCGCTGGCGGGCCGCCCGGCTGGCCGGGTTGACGGAAATTCCGGTGCTGGTGCGCCAGGTGGATGAGGAAACCGGCTTTGCCCTGGCCCTGGTGGAGAACCTCCAGCGCGAAGACTTAAATCCCATGGAAGAGGCGGCCGGCTACCAACAGTTGGTCAACCGCTACGGCCTGAGTCAGGACGCCGTCGCCAAAAAAGTCGGCAAAAGTCGCTCCGCCGTGGCCAACGCCCTGCGGCTCAACGCCCTGTCCGAACCCATCCGGACCGATCTGGCCGAAGGCCGGCTGACGGCCGGCCATGCCCGGGCCTTGCTGGCCTTGCCCGAGGGCGATTTGCGCGAGGCCCTGTGGCGGCGCATCGTTGACGACGGACTCAGCGTCCGCGAGGCCGAGGCGGCTGCCGGCTATGCCAAGGCCCACGGCTGCCTGCCCGAGGCCGGGGCCGGGCCGGCGGCGGAAAACAGCCGCAAACCCGCAGCCAAACCGGCCGTGGACGGCCGTCTGGTCAGTCTCGAAGCCCTGCTGACCGAACGGGCCGGGGTGCTGGTCAAAACCGCCGGCACGGCCGAACACGGCCGATTGACCTTCCACTTCAGTTCCCGCCGCGAACTGGAGGGGCTGCTTGAGCGCTTCAATCTCCAGCCGGCCGCTCTGGGAGACGAGGTGTGA
- a CDS encoding bifunctional heptose 7-phosphate kinase/heptose 1-phosphate adenyltransferase: protein MNAASDLPRLADALTRAAKRPIVVVGDSMLDHYLMGEVSRISPEAPVPVVRVGSERHLAGGAGNVARNIAALGGKPVLVSATGDDDAGSMLAALLEHEGIEALLVRDRTRPTTIKTRIIAQNQQVVRVDRESDAQLSDRARQGLIDGLTGLVRQAGVVVVSDYAKGVIGRELMDALRLAMADLDPKPLVLVDPKPANAACYGGVDLLTPNLKETLEMAGPRGLVRESGPRGVLRAGLALFKSVRCKHLCVTLGPDGIALFRTPSDVTHIPTAARRVYDVTGAGDSVMAALACGLAGGLDLLDACILSNYCAGIAVSQVGAVAVARQELTAVLARATPPTMERWL from the coding sequence GTGAATGCCGCTTCGGACCTGCCCCGTTTGGCCGACGCCCTGACCCGGGCGGCCAAACGGCCCATCGTGGTCGTGGGCGACAGCATGCTCGACCACTATCTCATGGGCGAGGTGAGCCGTATTTCCCCGGAAGCGCCTGTACCGGTGGTGCGGGTGGGCAGCGAGCGCCATCTGGCCGGCGGGGCCGGCAACGTGGCCCGCAACATCGCTGCCCTGGGCGGGAAACCGGTTTTGGTGTCGGCCACGGGCGATGACGACGCCGGGAGTATGTTGGCTGCGCTTCTGGAGCACGAAGGCATCGAGGCTTTGCTCGTGCGCGACCGCACCAGGCCGACCACCATCAAGACGCGCATCATCGCCCAGAACCAGCAGGTGGTGCGGGTGGACCGCGAATCCGACGCCCAACTCTCCGATCGGGCGCGCCAGGGCCTGATCGACGGCTTGACCGGGCTGGTGCGCCAGGCCGGGGTGGTGGTGGTCTCGGACTATGCCAAGGGCGTCATTGGTCGCGAGCTCATGGACGCCCTGCGCCTGGCCATGGCTGATCTCGACCCCAAGCCCCTGGTGTTGGTTGATCCCAAACCAGCCAATGCCGCCTGCTACGGCGGGGTCGATCTGCTGACGCCAAACCTCAAGGAAACCCTGGAGATGGCCGGCCCCCGGGGGCTGGTCCGGGAATCGGGACCGCGCGGCGTGCTGCGGGCCGGGCTGGCCCTTTTCAAGTCCGTGCGCTGCAAACATCTGTGCGTGACGCTTGGACCGGATGGCATCGCGCTTTTTCGCACGCCCTCGGATGTGACGCATATTCCCACGGCCGCACGGCGCGTCTATGACGTCACCGGGGCCGGCGATTCGGTCATGGCCGCCCTGGCTTGCGGTCTGGCTGGCGGGCTTGATCTGCTCGACGCCTGTATCCTTTCCAATTATTGTGCCGGTATCGCCGTCTCCCAGGTGGGCGCCGTGGCGGTCGCGCGGCAGGAGCTGACGGCCGTGCTGGCGCGCGCGACGCCCCCGACCATGGAACGCTGGCTCTAG
- a CDS encoding STAS domain-containing protein, with product MTSTPSEASQSWTLTAGDSPGQVILSGEIDFASAPAVRARLLAAMDCDAKEIVLHLADLAYIDSSGLALFIEARKLLAESGRTIRIADISGQVRKLFRLTQLGELFGLPE from the coding sequence TTGACCAGTACCCCATCGGAAGCAAGCCAGAGCTGGACGCTGACGGCTGGCGATTCACCGGGACAGGTGATCCTGAGCGGCGAAATTGATTTCGCCTCGGCCCCGGCCGTGCGCGCGCGCCTGTTGGCGGCCATGGACTGCGACGCCAAGGAAATCGTGCTGCATCTGGCCGATCTGGCCTATATCGACAGCTCCGGGCTGGCCCTTTTCATTGAGGCCCGCAAACTGTTGGCCGAATCCGGGCGCACCATTCGTATTGCCGACATCTCGGGGCAGGTCCGCAAACTGTTTCGGCTGACTCAACTCGGCGAACTGTTCGGCCTGCCTGAGTAA
- a CDS encoding ABC transporter permease — MGRKQNELGALVGLVSGLLRCGAAAVNPLRRSKTYLRSRTVSHLAWVGADSLGIVSIIAACVGIILALQAAIQLEKVGAMSYVANLVGFSLVTELGPLLTCLILSGRAGAAFTAEIATMQINEEIDALNVMGIEPVRFLVWPKFVAMAVMAPLLTLWADAVGITAGGVFASLALGLSGKVYFEQTAYFLGFRDLLSGLVKSAGFGVAITVISCWQGFLAREGAADVGRRTTSAVVQSIFVMILLDLFFTALNYIFR, encoded by the coding sequence ATGGGCAGGAAGCAAAACGAACTGGGCGCGTTGGTCGGGCTGGTGTCCGGCTTGCTGCGCTGCGGCGCGGCCGCGGTCAATCCCCTGCGCCGGTCCAAAACCTACCTCCGTTCCCGTACCGTCAGCCACCTCGCCTGGGTGGGGGCTGATTCCCTGGGCATCGTCAGCATCATCGCCGCCTGCGTGGGCATCATCCTGGCCTTGCAGGCCGCCATCCAGTTGGAAAAAGTCGGGGCCATGAGCTATGTGGCCAATCTGGTGGGCTTTTCCCTGGTCACCGAGCTCGGCCCGCTCCTCACCTGCCTGATCCTGTCCGGCCGGGCCGGGGCCGCGTTTACCGCGGAAATCGCCACCATGCAGATCAACGAGGAAATCGACGCCTTAAACGTCATGGGCATCGAGCCGGTGCGCTTTCTGGTGTGGCCCAAATTCGTGGCCATGGCCGTCATGGCCCCGCTGCTCACCTTGTGGGCCGACGCCGTGGGCATCACGGCCGGCGGGGTGTTCGCCTCCCTGGCCCTGGGGCTTTCGGGCAAGGTCTACTTCGAACAGACCGCGTATTTTCTCGGCTTTCGCGACCTGCTTTCCGGCCTGGTCAAAAGCGCCGGATTTGGGGTGGCCATCACGGTCATTTCCTGCTGGCAGGGTTTTTTGGCCCGGGAAGGCGCGGCGGACGTTGGCCGGCGCACCACCAGCGCCGTGGTCCAGTCCATCTTCGTCATGATTCTTTTGGATTTGTTTTTTACCGCGCTCAATTATATCTTCCGCTAA
- a CDS encoding ABC transporter ATP-binding protein — MAGRLESPAIALSDVSVGYGDRVVLSGVTTVLPGGQVSVILGGSGCGKSTLLRNIIGLVPIKSGRIVLGGRDMEHLSPADRLDTRRRMGVLFQDGALLGSLRLGENIALPLREHTELSNSLIEEIVHMKLKLVGLDDFMDYYPSELSGGMRKRAGLARAMALDPAVLLCDEPTSGLDPITAADMDQLILELRATFDMTIVVVSHDLESLAAIADHVVVLSAGKMLFEGPLPKLATCDDPFIKQFLARQPSRESRILGQDWAAMNEKRRASLAGRP, encoded by the coding sequence GTGGCTGGCCGTCTGGAATCCCCTGCAATTGCGCTTTCCGACGTCAGTGTCGGCTACGGCGACCGGGTGGTGCTCTCGGGAGTGACCACGGTGCTGCCTGGCGGCCAGGTGAGCGTCATACTCGGCGGTTCGGGCTGCGGCAAATCCACCCTGCTTCGCAACATTATCGGCCTCGTCCCCATCAAGTCCGGGCGCATCGTGCTGGGCGGGCGGGACATGGAACACCTGTCCCCGGCCGACCGGCTCGACACCAGACGGCGCATGGGGGTGCTTTTTCAGGATGGGGCACTGCTCGGGTCCCTGCGTCTGGGCGAGAACATCGCCCTGCCCCTGCGCGAGCATACGGAACTGTCCAATTCGCTTATCGAGGAAATCGTCCATATGAAGCTCAAACTGGTCGGCTTGGACGACTTCATGGACTACTACCCCAGCGAACTGTCCGGCGGGATGCGCAAACGGGCCGGACTGGCCCGGGCCATGGCCCTGGACCCGGCCGTGCTGCTGTGCGACGAGCCGACGTCGGGACTTGATCCGATCACCGCCGCCGACATGGACCAGCTCATTCTCGAACTGCGGGCCACCTTTGACATGACCATCGTGGTCGTCTCCCATGACCTGGAAAGCCTCGCGGCCATTGCCGACCATGTCGTGGTCTTAAGCGCCGGCAAGATGTTGTTTGAAGGTCCGTTGCCAAAGCTTGCGACCTGCGACGACCCGTTCATCAAACAGTTTCTGGCCCGCCAACCCAGCCGCGAAAGTCGCATTCTTGGCCAGGATTGGGCCGCCATGAACGAGAAACGGCGTGCGTCTCTCGCCGGGAGGCCCTGA
- a CDS encoding MlaD family protein: MLSAKASRSEYIKAAVTLALGLCILGGFMVVLGGNWFWVKYDMYDIRFTSIKDLNRGRPVKYAGLDVGRVEDISLDIHDPRSILVKIAIKQGFPLFAGTVARIAQKGLVGDYYVLLELRGQPGDKLVPGGTIPAIVTMDMQELAAKAGELLDDIRPKINEIAENIANLFTPENTESLKKALEGTPKLVEDLRLAAGDFRRNWESLSTKGGKAAETLDASLRRMDKAVTTVEAELTKTLGTFRTQATGVGGLVADVRQGFNYDQEQLEDILKNLNRTSREVRELAARLRERPWELIRPPSGPAK, translated from the coding sequence ATGCTCTCTGCCAAAGCCAGCCGTTCGGAATATATCAAGGCCGCCGTGACCCTGGCCCTGGGACTGTGCATCCTGGGCGGGTTCATGGTGGTGCTCGGCGGCAACTGGTTTTGGGTCAAGTACGACATGTACGACATCCGGTTCACCTCCATCAAGGACCTGAACCGGGGCCGGCCGGTCAAATACGCCGGCCTGGATGTCGGGCGGGTCGAGGACATCAGCCTGGATATTCACGACCCCCGCTCCATCCTGGTGAAAATCGCCATCAAACAAGGCTTTCCGCTCTTTGCCGGCACCGTGGCCCGCATCGCCCAGAAGGGGCTGGTGGGGGATTATTATGTTCTGCTGGAACTGCGCGGCCAGCCCGGGGACAAACTCGTCCCGGGCGGGACCATTCCGGCCATCGTCACCATGGACATGCAGGAACTGGCGGCCAAGGCCGGCGAACTGCTGGATGACATCCGTCCGAAAATTAACGAGATCGCCGAAAACATCGCCAACCTGTTTACGCCGGAAAATACCGAATCCCTGAAAAAAGCCCTGGAAGGGACGCCGAAACTGGTGGAAGACCTGCGGCTGGCCGCGGGCGACTTCCGCCGCAATTGGGAGTCTTTGTCCACCAAGGGCGGCAAGGCGGCCGAAACCCTGGATGCGTCGCTCAGGCGCATGGACAAGGCCGTAACCACTGTCGAAGCCGAACTGACCAAGACCCTGGGCACGTTTCGCACCCAGGCCACCGGCGTTGGCGGCCTGGTCGCCGACGTGCGCCAGGGCTTTAACTACGATCAGGAACAGCTCGAGGACATCCTCAAGAACCTCAACCGTACGAGCCGGGAAGTCCGGGAACTCGCCGCAAGGCTGCGGGAGCGTCCCTGGGAACTCATCCGGCCGCCATCAGGACCAGCAAAATGA
- a CDS encoding ABC transporter: protein MSTLRLFARMALCGLFAAALSGCFGKPPPEQRYLRVAMESTPCPGAASQQHRLPLGFKPLKSLENLDRTAVMTAQNQVLTASLQYYWEGAPQDVVGGILRQGIECQSTALTPVDYQPRVEHDAVLTGELTAFNVDYTDGGRFVVSLHLDLWTKNMGARISTGDFNAYAPLPDFQGDTIAKAATDALGRVTPKVVDWLDQGMPKLQKALEHK from the coding sequence ATGAGCACGCTTCGTCTTTTCGCCCGCATGGCCCTGTGCGGCCTTTTCGCCGCCGCCCTGTCCGGTTGCTTCGGCAAACCGCCCCCGGAGCAGCGCTATTTGCGCGTGGCCATGGAATCGACCCCCTGCCCTGGAGCCGCCAGCCAGCAGCATCGCCTGCCGCTTGGCTTCAAGCCGCTCAAGTCGCTGGAAAATCTGGACCGGACCGCCGTCATGACCGCCCAGAATCAGGTGTTGACGGCAAGCCTGCAGTATTATTGGGAAGGCGCGCCCCAGGACGTGGTCGGCGGCATCCTGCGCCAGGGCATAGAATGCCAATCCACGGCGTTAACGCCGGTGGATTACCAGCCGCGCGTCGAGCACGATGCCGTGCTCACCGGCGAACTCACGGCCTTTAATGTCGATTACACCGACGGCGGCCGGTTCGTGGTCTCCCTGCACCTCGACCTGTGGACCAAGAACATGGGCGCCCGCATCTCCACCGGCGATTTTAACGCCTACGCCCCCCTGCCCGACTTCCAGGGCGATACCATTGCCAAGGCGGCCACCGATGCCCTGGGCCGGGTCACTCCCAAAGTCGTCGACTGGCTGGACCAGGGCATGCCCAAGCTGCAAAAGGCCCTGGAACATAAATAA
- a CDS encoding DnaJ family domain-containing protein, whose translation MFAFTWIAERRIEEAMRRGEFENLENQGRRIEYEDDSMVPADLRMAYKILKNAGYLPPELLEEKEIITAAELLAAATDEQERYRQMQKLNLLVAKANARRRSPLTLEKDAAYYQKVVERISVRKPGNEPESR comes from the coding sequence ATGTTCGCCTTTACCTGGATTGCCGAACGCCGGATCGAGGAAGCCATGCGCCGGGGGGAATTTGAGAACCTGGAAAACCAGGGTCGCCGGATCGAATACGAGGACGATTCCATGGTTCCGGCCGACTTGCGCATGGCCTACAAGATTTTGAAGAACGCCGGGTATCTGCCGCCGGAGCTGCTGGAAGAAAAAGAGATCATCACTGCCGCCGAACTGCTGGCCGCCGCAACCGACGAGCAGGAACGTTACCGGCAGATGCAAAAGCTCAATCTCCTCGTCGCCAAGGCCAATGCCCGTCGCCGCAGTCCGCTCACTTTGGAAAAAGACGCGGCCTACTACCAGAAGGTGGTGGAACGGATATCGGTCAGGAAGCCGGGGAACGAGCCAGAATCCCGTTAA